The window GCGCGGACCGGTCCGGGAGGGGCCGGGCCTTCCGCCCGGGGCAGGACCGTCCTGACCACCCGTTCGTAGAGGTTGCGCGGGTGGTCCGGGCCGACGTACTCCTCCAGGCCGTCCAGGAGCCGGAGCAGTTCCGGGTACGCGTCCGGCGCGGCGGTGACCAGGGACCCGGTGACCGTGCCGTGGCCGTCGGTCGCGTACGGGTAGCCGGGGCCCTCGTAGAGGAGGGCGCCCGGCAGCACGGCGGGCCGCTCGTCGCGCGTGCGGCCCCGGAGGAACCGGTCGTGGTTGTGCTCGCCCGGCAGCAGGGTGCCGTACACGAAGAACGGCAGCGGCCCCTGCGTCACAGGTCCGCCGTGGGAGCCGTCTCGGCGCCCACCCAGGCGAGGTAGCGGCTGCTGCCCCGCACCACGGGCGTCGCGATGATCTCGGGGGTGGCGTAGTCGTGGACGGCGACGAGGTGGGCCTCCAGCGCGTCGTAGCGCTGTGCCGTCGTCTTGAACAGCACCTGCCACTCCTGCCCGGTCTCCACCGCCCCCTGCCAGCGGTAGACGGAGGTGACGGGCGCGGAGATCTGCGCGCACGCGGCGAGCCGTGCGTCCACCGCCCCCCTGGCCAGGGCGTGGGCCTTCTCCTCGCTGTCCGTCGTGGTCAGCACGGTCAGCACTGCGGGCTCGGTCATCGCGGACCTCCTGGTCCTCGGCGTTCGTGGCCTCCCGATTGTCGCCCTCCGGGGTGTCAGCTCCCGTACGGGTGCCGGGTCCTGGCGTCGCGGAGCGCCCTGCCCCACCAGACCAGCTGGTCGATCATGCGCTTGGCCGCGCCTTCGGCCGGTCCGGGGTCCTTGGGCTGCCCCCGGTCGTCGAAGAGGGCGCCCGCGCTGTGGAAGGAGACGGTGTCGCGCACGGTCGTGGCGTGGAGTTCGGCGAAGACCTGGCGCAGGTGCTCGACGGCCCGGAGCCCGCCGGAGACACCGCCGTACGACACGAACGCGACGGGCTTGGCCTGCCATTCGGCGAAGTGCCGGTCGATGAGGCTCTTCAGCGGCGCGGGGTAGGAGTGGTTGTACTCCGGGGTGACCACGACGAAGGCGTCGGCCGCCGCCAGTCGTGGCACGGCGGGGGCGTCCGGAGTCTCGGTCCCGGCGACGTCGACCACCGCGGCCTCGATGCCGGGGTGGCCGGCCGCCCGGCCGAGGAACCAGTCCGCGACGACGGGCCCGAAGCGGCCTTCGCGGTTGCTGCCGAGGATGACGGCCACCTTCAGCGGGGCGTCGGAGGGGCTGGGGACGAGAGGTGTGGTGAGGTCCATGAACGGAAGGCTCACACCTCGACCAAGGTTGAGGTCAAGCGTGCCGGACGGGCCGCCTACGGTGGGGCGATGACGACTCCCCCAGCCACCCCGTACGCCGAGTTCGACGGCCGCCCCGCCACCGCGGAAGACCTCCGGATCCCGGCCTTCGCCGGCTACGGCCACTTCACCGCGATGCAGGTCCGGGACCGCACGGTGCGCGGCCTGGACCTGCATCTGGCGCGACTGGACGCGGCGAGCCGCGAACTCTTCGGGCCGCCGCTCCCCGGGGACCGCGTGCGGGAGCTGATCGGACACGCGCTCGACTCCACCGGGATACGGGACGCGTCGGTGCGGGTGCACGGCTTCATGCCGCCGGGCAGCGCGGAGACGGTGACGATGGTGACCGTCCGCGGACCGGCGGACATGACCCGGGAGCCGCGGACCCTGATGTCGGTCCCCTACGCCCGGCCCGTGCCCCACATCAAGCGCCCGGGCGAGTTCGGCCAGACCTACTACGGGCAGCTGGCCGGGCGTTCGGGCTTCGACGAGGCGCTGCTGACGCTGCCCGGCGGCGTGGTGACCGAGGGCGCGATCACCAACATCGGTTTCTGGGACGGCACATCGGTGGTCTGGCCGGACGCGCCGGCGCTCACCGGCATCACGATGGCGCTGCTGGAGGACGGACTCGGCCGTACGGACCTGCCCTCGGCGCGGCGGCAGGTGACGCTGGACGGCCTGGGCGCCTACCGCTCCGCCTTCCTGAGCAATTCGCAGGGGATCGCGCCGGTCCGGGGGATCGACGGCACCGGCTTCGCGGTCGACGAGGACCTGATGCAGCGGATCCGGCAGGTCTACGAGGACGCCCCTCGCTCCACCGTGTGACCCCCTCCAGAGCACACGGGGCGGGGCCTTTCCGGGATTGCGGGGCTTCCCCCGGGCGTCCGGCCGGGGTGCGCGGGGGCCG is drawn from Streptomyces sp. NBC_00178 and contains these coding sequences:
- a CDS encoding gamma-glutamylcyclotransferase family protein produces the protein MTQGPLPFFVYGTLLPGEHNHDRFLRGRTRDERPAVLPGALLYEGPGYPYATDGHGTVTGSLVTAAPDAYPELLRLLDGLEEYVGPDHPRNLYERVVRTVLPRAEGPAPPGPVRAWVYLAATAVARSLRTGGTVVPGGDWLTRRPPPAPRTP
- the cutA gene encoding divalent-cation tolerance protein CutA — translated: MTEPAVLTVLTTTDSEEKAHALARGAVDARLAACAQISAPVTSVYRWQGAVETGQEWQVLFKTTAQRYDALEAHLVAVHDYATPEIIATPVVRGSSRYLAWVGAETAPTADL
- a CDS encoding NADPH-dependent FMN reductase — translated: MDLTTPLVPSPSDAPLKVAVILGSNREGRFGPVVADWFLGRAAGHPGIEAAVVDVAGTETPDAPAVPRLAAADAFVVVTPEYNHSYPAPLKSLIDRHFAEWQAKPVAFVSYGGVSGGLRAVEHLRQVFAELHATTVRDTVSFHSAGALFDDRGQPKDPGPAEGAAKRMIDQLVWWGRALRDARTRHPYGS
- a CDS encoding aminotransferase class IV produces the protein MTTPPATPYAEFDGRPATAEDLRIPAFAGYGHFTAMQVRDRTVRGLDLHLARLDAASRELFGPPLPGDRVRELIGHALDSTGIRDASVRVHGFMPPGSAETVTMVTVRGPADMTREPRTLMSVPYARPVPHIKRPGEFGQTYYGQLAGRSGFDEALLTLPGGVVTEGAITNIGFWDGTSVVWPDAPALTGITMALLEDGLGRTDLPSARRQVTLDGLGAYRSAFLSNSQGIAPVRGIDGTGFAVDEDLMQRIRQVYEDAPRSTV